CCTGCCCGTAATCGGTCAGGTCCACCTGCACGAAACCGGGTCCGCGTTCGCCGGCGATGTCGAGCCCGATGACGTCATACCCGTTCGCCCGTAGCTCGCGGGCCACCACGGTGCCGAGCTTGCCGGATGATCCTGTTATCGCGATGCGCACCGGTACATCGTCCCACCTCCGCCAGCGGGTGGAGCGGGGCCGGGGCGGCCGGGTCCGCCCGGAGTGATCGAGGCCGTGCCCGCGCCGCGGATCGCCCTGGCCGGGATGAACCTGAGTGTTCGTCCTGTGTCGGCTGCGTGCGGTCTCCGCGGGCGGCAAGGGAGCGTATCCTAGTAATTGCAATTCCGTCATTCCCCCAGTGCCGGGATTTGCGCCCCCTCCGCTCCCCCCAGCTGGAGGGGGCTTCTCTTTTCCCCCGCCGAGCGGGTGGACTTCGGGTGATTTCGCGGAATCCGGGCGAAATCCTCTCCCGGCGACGCGCCCGAGCCAGTAGAGTGATCGCTGTCGCGCTCTGCGCGGCATATCCGGGGGGATCCGTCGACGCCCGGGCCTGTGAGCTCTGCTCGGCCCGGGCGTCGAATGGTTCGTGGCGTCTCCTTCTCTGCAACGTTTCGGTCACCATCTGTCTACCCCTCGCCCCAGGGGCTTCCGGCCGGTACGGTAAGGGGCAATTCCGGCGCACACGGTGCCGGGCAGCACAAGAAGGCATTGCATGAGCACGCAGGGTACGGTCAAGTGGTTCAACTCGGAGAAGGGCTTCGGCTTCATCGCTCCGGACGAGGGCGGCGCTGACGTCTTCGCGCACTTCAGCGCGATCGAGGGCAACGGATACCGCTCGCTGGAAGAGAACCAGCGCGTCGAGTTCGAGGTCGAACAGGGTCCCAAGGGTCTGCAGGCCGCCAGCATCCGCGCGGTCTGAAACGATCAAGGAAGGGGTGGGATGCTTCGGCATCCCACCCCTTCCTTGCGTCTGCGTCAGCCGCCCCTGACCAGTTCCAACCCCGCATCCGCGAACTGCCGCAGCGTCGCGGTGGGCAGGAACGCCCGGGTGAGCCCGAGTCCGAT
The sequence above is a segment of the Microbacterium caowuchunii genome. Coding sequences within it:
- a CDS encoding cold-shock protein: MSTQGTVKWFNSEKGFGFIAPDEGGADVFAHFSAIEGNGYRSLEENQRVEFEVEQGPKGLQAASIRAV